The sequence CGAGCAGCAAAATCTGCTGGCGTATCAGCAACAGAGCAAGCTTGATCTGGCGCGTGTCTCCCTGCTGGCGGCAAGCGATCTGCTTAACCGCTCCGGCGTCTGGTTTATGCAGGATAAAGAGACCGGTTCAGAAGGAAGCTGGCACAGTCTGATGGATGAGGCGCAAGCGTCGCTGGCGGTTTCTCAGCAGGCGTGGCAAGCCTGGCGGGCACTCAGCCCGCCGGAAGATGAGGCCCTGGTGAACAGCTATCAGCTTTTCTACGGTGCCATTAAAGAGCAATCGGAAGCGCTTGTCAGAAACCACATCATTGATGCCTTTTTTGCTGTCCCTGCCCAGGCGTTTCAGAGCGACTTCAACGATAACTACGCCCGTTATCAGCAGGCCAGCGAGAAGCAGGCCATGCAGGGGCGTCAGGCTCTTATGACGCAGCTTTCAAGGCTGCAAACGTTGTTCCTGATTGCGCCGGTTTTACTGCTCGCCATCGCCGTTGCCGTCTGGTTCGGCATGTCCAGGTGGGTGATCACGCCGTTACGTCGACTGATTGCGCATATTAACCAGCTGGCAGCCGGAGATCTTTCCGGTACGCCGCCTGCCGTCAGGCGTTTTAATCGTGAGACGGGGCAGCTTAGCGACAGTATCGCCACCATGCAGCACGGTCTGCAGCAGCTGGTGACCCAGGTCAGCCATGCCACGACCGCAATGGTTGAAAATATCGGCTCCCTGGCGCAGGGGAATCAGAAGCTGTATCAGCAATCGGCGCGTCAGGCAAAAGAGCTGGAAGAGGTCACGACCCATA comes from Enterobacter kobei and encodes:
- a CDS encoding methyl-accepting chemotaxis protein, which translates into the protein MNLTQIFRRIAQRCIPRQFGLLTGIFCIIGLFSALQLSSSFLLNASLKDAQRNEQQNLLAYQQQSKLDLARVSLLAASDLLNRSGVWFMQDKETGSEGSWHSLMDEAQASLAVSQQAWQAWRALSPPEDEALVNSYQLFYGAIKEQSEALVRNHIIDAFFAVPAQAFQSDFNDNYARYQQASEKQAMQGRQALMTQLSRLQTLFLIAPVLLLAIAVAVWFGMSRWVITPLRRLIAHINQLAAGDLSGTPPAVRRFNRETGQLSDSIATMQHGLQQLVTQVSHATTAMVENIGSLAQGNQKLYQQSARQAKELEEVTTHIATLETHVEGNTGYARLASSRADEARQAAVGGDQMMSTVNASMQAIVERSSEMRGIVAMIDSVAFQTNILALNAAIEAAHAGNHGRGFAVVAREVGLLARKSSHSTQTIQELINRSLQGIEDGSRAVNLMEDNLQQVTGLVGNLSSLLNEISTATLSQGESIHQMTRQLQALNQVSRQTDLLVSDASEASERLQKQSDLLLQAVSRFRLSA